One window of Methanogenium organophilum genomic DNA carries:
- a CDS encoding flavin reductase family protein encodes MKKIRIGTNVFLPMPVVLVGTEIAGRPNFLTVGWVSRVNTDPPMIAIGINRANATPDGIQENKTFSVNLPTAEMVTETDYCGLVSGRDTDKSGIFDLFRGVLTGAPMIQNCPLTMECRLTETIELPTNLLFIGEIVAGYVNTGMESGGKPDMKAINPLLLTMPDNSYWTLGEYAGKAWAEGKRLKNKN; translated from the coding sequence ATGAAGAAGATCCGAATCGGAACAAATGTCTTCCTCCCCATGCCCGTGGTCCTCGTAGGGACAGAGATCGCAGGAAGGCCGAATTTCCTCACGGTCGGCTGGGTTTCACGGGTGAATACAGACCCTCCGATGATTGCCATCGGAATCAACCGGGCCAACGCTACGCCGGACGGTATCCAGGAGAACAAGACCTTCAGTGTCAACCTTCCCACGGCCGAAATGGTAACGGAAACCGACTACTGCGGCCTTGTATCCGGTAGGGACACTGACAAATCAGGCATATTCGACCTCTTCCGGGGCGTTCTCACCGGGGCGCCAATGATCCAGAACTGCCCGCTGACCATGGAATGCCGACTCACCGAGACCATTGAATTACCCACAAATCTGCTTTTTATCGGAGAAATCGTAGCGGGGTATGTAAATACAGGAATGGAAAGCGGGGGAAAACCGGACATGAAAGCAATAAATCCTCTCCTTCTTACGATGCCCGACAACAGTTACTGGACCCTGGGAGAGTATGCAGGGAAGGCGTGGGCGGAAGGAAAACGCCTCAAAAACAAGAACTGA
- a CDS encoding GNAT family N-acetyltransferase, with the protein MTEYTLDAIRPKDRTAIIDIFNHYIEHSFAAYPAEPVPYGMFDHLCSLADGYPSCVVRDAAGTAVGFGMLHSHNPMPAFARTAEVTYFIRTDMTGQGLGSRILNHLETGAQERGIACILASISSKNSGSIRFHAAHGFTECGRFRNIGEKNGIIFDTVWMEKEIG; encoded by the coding sequence ATGACAGAATATACCCTGGACGCGATACGCCCGAAAGACCGTACCGCCATCATCGACATCTTCAACCACTACATAGAGCATAGTTTCGCGGCATACCCGGCAGAACCGGTGCCCTATGGAATGTTTGACCACCTCTGCTCCCTTGCCGATGGTTATCCCTCCTGCGTGGTCCGGGACGCCGCCGGCACTGCAGTTGGATTCGGGATGCTGCATTCCCATAATCCGATGCCCGCCTTTGCCCGCACCGCTGAGGTGACATACTTTATCCGAACGGATATGACCGGTCAGGGGCTGGGGAGCCGTATCCTGAACCACCTTGAAACAGGCGCACAGGAACGGGGCATAGCCTGCATTCTCGCGTCGATCTCCTCCAAAAACTCCGGCAGCATCCGGTTCCATGCCGCACACGGCTTCACGGAATGCGGCAGGTTCAGAAATATCGGCGAGAAGAACGGGATCATCTTTGACACCGTCTGGATGGAAAAAGAGATCGGATAG
- a CDS encoding MarR family winged helix-turn-helix transcriptional regulator: protein MLNNPSQTENSITVSDLTDAFIRVLNKAVAVEKEPVDIGHGVLIYTSEVHLIEFIARYPEESISALATRIGVTKGAVSQTATKLEKKGYIKKYSRYGDKKTILLCLTERGEEALAWHRRYHEQMDHILASHLTALTGTDREHLLTLLSGLEEMFDACPKVREKMSCVPQNNPADP, encoded by the coding sequence ATGCTAAACAATCCCTCTCAGACAGAGAACAGCATCACCGTCTCCGATCTGACAGACGCCTTCATCCGGGTGCTTAACAAGGCGGTGGCAGTCGAGAAGGAGCCGGTTGACATCGGGCACGGCGTGCTCATCTATACCTCAGAAGTTCACCTGATAGAATTCATCGCCCGATACCCGGAGGAGAGCATCTCAGCACTCGCCACCCGTATCGGGGTAACAAAAGGGGCCGTATCACAGACAGCTACAAAACTTGAGAAGAAAGGTTATATCAAAAAATACAGCAGATATGGCGATAAAAAGACGATTCTGCTCTGCCTCACAGAACGGGGAGAGGAGGCTCTCGCGTGGCACCGGCGCTACCACGAACAGATGGATCATATCCTCGCATCCCATCTCACCGCCCTCACCGGGACAGACCGTGAGCACCTCCTTACACTCCTCTCCGGGCTCGAGGAGATGTTTGACGCCTGCCCAAAGGTACGGGAGAAGATGTCCTGTGTCCCGCAGAATAACCCTGCCGACCCGTAG
- the corA gene encoding magnesium/cobalt transporter CorA, which produces MEPGKKIAVSQASKSGLPPGTLIHVGERDPAPTHVRYFVYNQSFAEEISPDSPDTISRDPDTCTWIKVSGLSNLEEIKRIGELLSLHPLTLEDILNTSQRPKYEDFDNYLYLVLKIIRIDNKGNADTRDPSPEFKKDISGTIPDTTAQSEENNSIASSQLSIILTDRVVCSFEETDSDIFDAIIRRLSDKKSRIRRYGPDYLMYALTDFVVDNYFSVFERIGEDIENLEERIIDGDNRDVMEDIYSLKRNLLNIRKQVWPVRETISGLIRNKSNFISEQTGVFLNDVSDHLYQLNDILESYREMSTGIYEIYLSTLSTRMNEVMKVLTIIATIFIPLTFIAGIYGMNFASMPELQWEYGYPAAILAMVVTAAIMVVYFRRKQWI; this is translated from the coding sequence ATGGAACCGGGCAAAAAAATTGCAGTATCACAGGCATCAAAGTCAGGGCTCCCCCCCGGGACCCTGATCCATGTGGGTGAGCGGGATCCTGCACCAACCCACGTCCGGTATTTTGTCTATAACCAGAGTTTTGCGGAAGAAATCAGCCCGGATTCACCAGACACCATATCCCGTGATCCGGATACCTGTACCTGGATAAAGGTATCCGGCCTCTCCAATCTTGAAGAGATCAAACGGATCGGAGAGCTCCTTTCCCTTCATCCCCTGACGCTTGAAGATATACTCAATACCAGCCAACGCCCAAAATACGAAGATTTTGACAATTACCTCTATCTGGTCCTGAAAATCATCCGCATAGATAATAAAGGGAACGCAGACACCAGAGACCCATCTCCTGAGTTTAAAAAAGATATTTCCGGCACCATACCGGATACAACGGCACAATCTGAAGAAAACAATTCCATCGCATCCTCTCAGTTAAGCATAATCCTCACCGATCGGGTCGTCTGTTCATTTGAAGAAACCGACAGTGATATTTTTGACGCCATTATCAGGAGACTTTCAGACAAAAAAAGCCGGATTCGGAGATACGGCCCGGATTATCTGATGTATGCCCTCACCGACTTTGTTGTTGACAACTACTTTTCGGTCTTTGAACGAATCGGGGAGGATATCGAGAACCTTGAAGAGCGGATCATTGACGGGGATAACAGGGATGTAATGGAAGATATCTACTCCCTCAAACGAAATCTCCTTAATATCAGAAAACAGGTATGGCCGGTTCGGGAGACAATCTCAGGACTTATCAGGAATAAATCGAATTTCATATCCGAACAAACAGGGGTATTCCTCAACGATGTTTCGGATCATCTCTATCAGCTCAACGATATTCTTGAGTCATACCGGGAGATGTCAACCGGAATCTATGAGATTTACCTCTCAACCCTGAGCACCCGGATGAATGAGGTGATGAAGGTATTAACCATCATTGCAACCATCTTCATCCCATTGACGTTCATTGCAGGCATCTACGGGATGAACTTCGCATCCATGCCGGAACTCCAGTGGGAATATGGTTATCCGGCTGCCATCCTGGCAATGGTTGTTACTGCCGCTATCATGGTGGTATACTTCAGAAGAAAGCAGTGGATCTGA
- a CDS encoding chemotaxis protein CheW, whose translation MATIDVVVFEIGGENYAFDIHLAREIVEMIPITPVPGAPPYIAGIINLRGEITNIIRIDGLLSLNSGKAIEDQKIIVLIPPENEGSGVGIIVDEVHSVNVVSEDDIEQMEENLSYDSNGFIKGIIKVNKGETKKEGLVIWLDMEKVLGDLIYNHQR comes from the coding sequence ATGGCAACAATTGATGTGGTGGTATTTGAAATCGGGGGTGAAAATTATGCCTTTGATATTCATCTTGCAAGGGAGATTGTTGAGATGATTCCAATCACCCCTGTCCCCGGCGCACCACCGTATATAGCAGGAATCATCAATCTCCGGGGTGAGATTACCAATATAATCAGGATCGATGGGCTCCTTTCACTTAATAGTGGGAAAGCTATTGAGGACCAGAAAATCATTGTCCTTATCCCTCCTGAGAACGAAGGGTCGGGTGTTGGGATCATTGTCGATGAAGTGCATTCCGTCAATGTAGTTTCCGAAGATGATATCGAGCAGATGGAGGAGAATTTATCATATGATTCAAATGGATTTATCAAGGGGATCATTAAGGTAAATAAGGGTGAAACTAAGAAAGAAGGGTTGGTGATCTGGCTCGATATGGAGAAAGTCCTTGGGGACCTCATATATAACCATCAGAGATAG
- a CDS encoding CheR family methyltransferase: protein MAFTFFFRDLQTLQTIIDYMLPSFRSRRFINIWSAGCAMGQEPYTIALLLRENMGQMIFRNVKIYASDIDTYETFGKIITEGSYPENELQRMPRDIFAKHFFPDENKPGNYQVSDEIKKRLVFQKHNLLSFEPFRNNFSLIVCKNVLLHFTEEDRSRVIRMFHGSLEEGGFFLTEHTQKMPEDVEHLFEQIVPNAHVYRKISVK from the coding sequence ATGGCATTTACATTCTTTTTCAGGGATTTACAGACGCTGCAAACGATTATTGATTATATGCTCCCTTCATTCCGGTCGCGGCGATTCATTAACATCTGGAGTGCCGGGTGCGCAATGGGCCAGGAACCATATACCATCGCCCTCCTGCTCAGGGAGAATATGGGCCAGATGATCTTCAGGAACGTCAAAATATATGCAAGCGATATCGATACTTACGAAACCTTTGGAAAAATAATCACAGAAGGTAGTTATCCGGAGAACGAACTCCAGAGAATGCCCAGAGATATCTTCGCGAAACACTTCTTTCCAGACGAAAATAAACCCGGGAATTATCAGGTTTCAGATGAGATAAAAAAACGTCTCGTGTTCCAGAAACATAATCTCCTCAGCTTCGAGCCATTCAGAAACAACTTTTCATTAATAGTCTGCAAAAACGTGCTTCTCCATTTTACTGAAGAGGACAGGAGCAGGGTAATCAGGATGTTTCATGGTTCACTCGAGGAGGGCGGCTTCTTTTTAACAGAGCATACACAGAAAATGCCAGAAGACGTCGAACATCTCTTTGAACAGATTGTTCCCAATGCACATGTATACAGAAAAATTTCTGTCAAATAA
- a CDS encoding MBL fold metallo-hydrolase, whose amino-acid sequence MKISNLTEGITTYTSNVYLVTGVWNALKDKNTLIDVGRAPSIVDRINHASTGLGKHKVDQVILTHSHYDHTSLLPRIREVYKPEVYAFSKYLKDVDTVVRDGDLLRIGDETAEIIHTPGHSSDSICIYCRESHALFSGDTPLIIRSDDGTYDEQFVLALERICRKDISAIYPGHGDPLRHNCQEILQKSLDNVHSAIQRHH is encoded by the coding sequence ATGAAGATCTCAAACCTGACCGAAGGCATCACCACCTATACATCGAATGTGTATCTGGTTACCGGCGTGTGGAACGCATTAAAGGATAAAAATACGCTGATCGATGTCGGAAGAGCCCCCTCAATAGTGGACCGTATCAATCATGCATCAACCGGACTGGGCAAGCACAAGGTGGATCAGGTTATCCTCACCCACAGTCACTATGATCACACATCCCTTCTTCCACGCATCCGGGAGGTATATAAACCGGAAGTCTACGCCTTTTCGAAATATCTCAAAGATGTCGACACCGTGGTCAGGGACGGTGATCTGCTGAGGATCGGTGACGAAACAGCTGAAATAATCCATACACCTGGCCACAGTTCGGATTCAATATGCATTTATTGCAGAGAAAGCCATGCACTCTTTTCCGGAGACACGCCGTTGATTATCAGATCTGATGACGGCACCTATGACGAACAATTTGTCCTGGCACTTGAAAGGATCTGCAGAAAGGATATTTCCGCCATTTATCCAGGCCACGGTGATCCTCTGCGCCACAACTGCCAGGAAATCCTGCAAAAATCGCTTGATAATGTTCATTCGGCCATACAGAGACATCATTGA
- a CDS encoding carboxymuconolactone decarboxylase family protein, whose translation MATNPETERIVREFLDHTDAISDEITAEAEKMLGKVPFIFSYLNERPESFVLSTLGDFYTARPKSMDVKTAEIATIAAAAALGADACLKMHIRVALEEGVSRDQVLDALLIASLIGKTSVMTKSLRVLRDVEEKM comes from the coding sequence ATGGCAACAAACCCTGAGACGGAACGTATCGTTCGCGAATTTCTGGACCATACTGATGCAATATCAGATGAGATCACTGCAGAGGCAGAAAAAATGCTGGGGAAGGTGCCGTTCATCTTTTCCTACCTGAACGAACGGCCCGAATCGTTTGTGTTGAGCACCCTTGGCGACTTTTATACCGCACGCCCGAAGAGCATGGACGTGAAAACGGCCGAGATTGCAACGATTGCCGCTGCCGCTGCCCTGGGTGCGGATGCCTGCCTGAAGATGCATATCCGGGTGGCACTCGAGGAGGGTGTCTCCCGAGATCAGGTGCTGGACGCCCTTCTTATCGCCTCTCTTATAGGGAAGACATCGGTGATGACCAAATCCCTGCGGGTGTTGAGGGATGTGGAAGAGAAGATGTGA
- a CDS encoding adenosylcobalamin-dependent ribonucleoside-diphosphate reductase has product MTDSITNSILSARYLRSGETTFEDVCRRVARALGKDESETAAYFEEMRSLRFLPNSPTLMNAGTDINQLSACFTLLVGDSLPEIFDALKWGALIHKSGGGTGYNFSNIRPKDAPVLSTEGVASGPVSFMNIFNEATEVIKQGGRRRGANMGILNVWHPDILEFIRSKTEEGRVKNFNISVMMNDAFMEAVDAGEMEKVWMTHPYSGEEVRVGDIWNTVIDGIWKNGEPGVLFYDEINRYNPTPHLGDIDTTNPCGEQPLLHFESCVLGSINLSKFVENGKLNEERLRATARIGTRFLDAVIDKNSFPIPQIKEATEKTRKTGLGLMGVHDALLLLGIPYDTEEGRAFCEHVMELVTTTAVDESHRLAEERGVFPAWEGSTWGDRTMRNAALTTIAPTGTISLMANCSSGIEPVFSFAYTRNNTVDKSFEILHPIFAAELRRVIATPGKSTAECDRQVREVIDHVHKTGTVQDIEWLPASFRQVFRTAMDIGWKDHILMQAVFQKHVHASISKTINMPEEATRDDMAQAVMMAWKNGIKGMTIYRTGSRSEVVLSLSEKEPAEPQIQERCRPKELIGKTYLCQSGCCRLYVTVNLFEGTPWEVFIRTVGSGGCEANSNALGRAISTGLQSGVPYTKYVKQFRKVNCLSAVKKAESEGYSCADVVGRCIDLAAHMETITTLDDWAITDVSGEGKNRCPECDAELDFGEGCNQGICKNCGWSGCS; this is encoded by the coding sequence ATGACAGATTCAATCACTAACAGTATCCTGAGTGCCCGCTATCTTCGCAGCGGCGAAACAACATTCGAAGATGTGTGCAGGCGTGTCGCTCGTGCCCTCGGGAAGGATGAGAGCGAAACCGCCGCATACTTCGAGGAGATGCGCTCACTCCGGTTCCTTCCAAACTCACCCACCCTGATGAACGCGGGCACCGACATCAATCAACTCTCCGCCTGCTTCACCCTGCTGGTGGGGGACTCCCTCCCTGAGATCTTTGACGCCCTCAAGTGGGGCGCCCTGATCCACAAAAGCGGCGGCGGAACCGGCTATAACTTCTCAAATATCCGCCCGAAGGACGCACCGGTTCTCTCCACAGAGGGGGTCGCCTCCGGCCCGGTTTCCTTCATGAACATCTTCAATGAAGCAACCGAGGTTATCAAACAGGGCGGCAGGCGCCGGGGAGCAAACATGGGGATACTCAATGTATGGCACCCGGATATTTTGGAATTTATCCGGTCGAAGACCGAGGAGGGGAGGGTCAAAAACTTCAACATCTCAGTCATGATGAATGATGCATTCATGGAAGCCGTCGACGCAGGCGAAATGGAGAAGGTCTGGATGACCCACCCGTATTCCGGAGAGGAGGTCCGTGTCGGTGATATCTGGAACACAGTGATTGACGGAATCTGGAAGAATGGAGAGCCAGGAGTGCTCTTCTATGACGAGATCAACCGGTACAACCCCACCCCACATCTCGGGGACATCGATACCACCAATCCGTGTGGGGAACAACCGCTTCTCCACTTCGAGAGCTGTGTTCTTGGATCAATTAATCTCTCGAAATTTGTTGAGAACGGAAAACTCAATGAAGAACGGCTGCGTGCGACCGCACGGATCGGCACACGATTCCTTGACGCGGTGATCGACAAGAACTCCTTCCCCATTCCTCAGATCAAAGAGGCCACGGAAAAGACCCGGAAGACAGGCCTTGGCCTCATGGGTGTCCACGACGCACTGCTCCTCCTGGGGATACCCTATGACACAGAGGAAGGGCGGGCATTCTGTGAACATGTGATGGAACTGGTCACTACAACAGCAGTAGACGAGTCACACCGCCTCGCAGAGGAACGCGGCGTCTTCCCCGCATGGGAGGGGAGTACCTGGGGTGACCGGACGATGCGCAACGCCGCTCTCACCACCATTGCGCCGACAGGCACCATCTCCCTCATGGCAAACTGCTCCAGTGGTATCGAACCGGTCTTCTCCTTTGCCTACACCCGGAATAATACCGTGGATAAGTCGTTTGAGATCCTGCACCCGATATTTGCCGCTGAACTGAGAAGGGTTATTGCCACACCCGGTAAATCCACGGCCGAATGTGATCGCCAGGTCCGTGAAGTGATCGACCATGTCCATAAAACCGGGACCGTGCAGGACATCGAATGGCTTCCGGCATCGTTCCGTCAGGTCTTCCGGACTGCAATGGACATCGGGTGGAAGGACCACATCCTGATGCAGGCAGTATTCCAGAAGCATGTCCATGCCTCAATCTCAAAGACAATTAATATGCCTGAAGAGGCGACCAGAGACGACATGGCACAGGCCGTCATGATGGCATGGAAGAACGGCATCAAGGGAATGACCATCTACCGCACAGGGAGCAGAAGCGAAGTTGTTCTGTCCCTCAGTGAGAAGGAACCGGCAGAACCCCAAATACAGGAGCGGTGCCGCCCGAAGGAACTCATAGGCAAGACCTACCTCTGCCAGTCCGGGTGCTGCCGCCTCTATGTGACCGTCAACCTTTTTGAGGGGACGCCTTGGGAAGTATTCATCCGGACCGTGGGGAGCGGCGGGTGCGAAGCAAACTCCAATGCTCTCGGCCGGGCGATATCAACAGGGCTGCAGAGCGGCGTTCCCTATACAAAATATGTCAAACAGTTCCGGAAGGTGAACTGTCTCTCTGCGGTGAAAAAGGCAGAGTCTGAAGGATACTCCTGTGCTGACGTCGTCGGCAGATGCATCGACCTTGCGGCCCACATGGAGACTATTACCACTCTCGATGACTGGGCCATCACTGATGTCTCCGGGGAGGGAAAGAACCGTTGTCCCGAATGCGACGCCGAACTGGACTTCGGGGAAGGCTGCAACCAGGGGATCTGCAAGAACTGCGGATGGAGCGGATGCTCATAA